In one Nicotiana sylvestris chromosome 8, ASM39365v2, whole genome shotgun sequence genomic region, the following are encoded:
- the LOC138875895 gene encoding uncharacterized protein codes for MDIVNEANGTTRAEWVRIQYDMLPKYCKHCKLQGHDQFECWRIHPELYVEKDKYKQADTTKKQDIGNSQPIMMLSSGKIVGNVNVTTKEQWKEVKDNRVRNVVNQNTSLTNNEMKMTPTKQFEKNKNKEGTSNIERQVEVQSKSVRELVAVDNEDNDHVQIANKFAILQGMEEEEEPVNQLAMVAANVATNSSALHNQASTKQKSKNMVNNWGKLNPAAQAFQLYSSGTNLTNALVNGMEAAKSKNDTAQWVERTFKDKTGEGIVKINKPCQEIPSKDTLVNKVLNKNPNTQEESSKSSTFKEKVQDCGGRLWEAQREYDSEENEVPLGAQDDEEPNENDKEEEEQSVNGEIHLNDDNPTEVTEISNNEGRGPEVNDPGGTEDDQLQKSQEESQGHNKTEKEKQPKQKEEIVNITITLEKNQLQLLKRVEEKDLVLKKNAFGATSGGKEDNEEGEEPGKTGYDMDQESTTQHLMNAARKGDLSPTQVNKAKSAAKGKKKQQKDNLAAPKSGMHTRRTLTKSNNQ; via the coding sequence ATGGACATAGTAAACGAAGCTAATGGAACAACAAGAGCGGAATGGGTGAGAATTCAATATGACATGCTGCCTAAATATTGCAAACATTGTAAACTTCAAGGGCATGATCAATTTGAATGTTGGAGGATACACCCTGAACTATATGTGGAGAAGGATAAGTACAAACAAGCAGATACAACTAAGAAACAGGACATAGGGAACTCACAGCCTATAATGATGTTATCTAGTGGAAAGATCGTGGGTAATGTTAATGTTACAACAAAAGAGCAATGGAAGGAAGTGAAGGACAACAGAGTTAGAAatgtagtaaatcaaaatactagtcTCACTAATAATGAAATGAAGATGACCCCAACCAAACAGTTTGAAAAAAATAAGAACAAGGAGGGTACAAGCAATATAGAGAGACAAGTAGAAGTACAAAGCAAAAGTGTTAGGGAGTTGGTGGCAGTAGACAATGAAGATAATGATCATGTTCAAATAGCCAACAAGTTTGCAATATTACAAGGGATGGAGGAAGAGGAAGAACCTGTTAATCAATTGGCAATGGTGGCAGCTAATGTAGCAACAAATAGTTCAGCACTTCATAACCAAGCATCTACaaagcaaaaatcaaaaaatatggTCAATAATTGGGGAAAGTTAAATCCAGCAGCACAAGCTTTTCAACTATACTCATCGGGGACTAATTTGACTAATGCTCTAGTCAATGGAATGGAGGCAGCAAAATCAAAAAACGATACTGCACAATGGGTAGAAAGAACCTTCAAGGATAAGACAGGAGAAGGAATAGTGAAGATCAATAAACCATGCCAGGAAATCCCTTCAAAAGATACATTAGTGAACAAGGTTCTTAATAAAAATCCAAATACTCAAGAAGAAAGTTCAAAATCGTCTACATTTAAAGAAAAAGTGCAAGATTGTGGAGGCAGACTATGGGAGGCACAAAGGGAATACGATTCAGAGGAGAACGAAGTACCATTAGGAGCACAAGATGATGAGGAACCCAATGAGAAtgacaaagaagaagaggagCAAAGTGTAAATGGAGAGATTCATCTTAATGACGACAATCCAACTGAAGTCACAGAAATTAGTAACAATGAAGGAAGAGGCCCAGAGGTAAATGATCCTGGAGGAACAGAAGATGATCAACTTCAGAAATCACAAGAAGAATCACAAGGACACAACAAAACAGAGAAGGAGAAacaaccaaaacaaaaagaagaaatagTAAATATTACTATTACATTGGAGAAAAACCAGTTGCAGCTATTAAAAAGAGTTGAAGAGAAAGACTTGGTCCTTAAAAAGAATGCATTTGGAGCTACATCAGGAGGGAAGGAAGACAATGAAGAGGGAGAAGAACCTGGTAAAACAGGATACGACATGGATCAAGAATCAACTACCCAACACCTTATGAATGCTGCAAGGAAAGGTGACTTATCACCTACACAAGTGAATAAGgcaaaatcagcagcaaaaggtaagaagaagcaacaaaaagATAATCTTGCAGCACCAAAATCTGGGATGCACACAAGGAGAACGCTAACTAAATCCAACAATCAGTAA